A genomic segment from Glycine soja cultivar W05 chromosome 18, ASM419377v2, whole genome shotgun sequence encodes:
- the LOC114397192 gene encoding F-box/kelch-repeat protein At3g23880-like, whose amino-acid sequence MPGYHLVGSCNGLHCGVSEIPEGYCVCFWNKATRVISRESPTPSFSPGIGRRTMFGFGYDPSSDKYKVVAIALTMLSLDVSEKTEMKVYGAGDCSWRNLKGFPVLWTLTKVGGMYLSGTLNWVVIMGKETIHSKIIIIFVDLEKETCRSLFLPDDFFFFETNIGVLRDSLCVWQDSNTHLGLWQIREFGDDKSWIQLINFSYLHLKIRPYEEKSMILPLCMSNNGHFFMLKFTRNADDEYLTILYNQGDDGIEEKTANLKGSEKALVARHEASHAVVGTAVANLLAGQPHVEFIQALVIRLLV is encoded by the exons ATGCCAGGTTACCATCTGGTCGGTTCATGTAATGGGTTGCATTGTGGGGTTAGCGAAATACCAGAAGGATACTGTGTTTGTTTCTGGAACAAGGCGACAAGGGTGATATCCAGAGAATCGCCAACGCCGTCTTTTTCCCCGGGCATCGGCCGTAGAACAATGTTTGGGTTTGGCTATGATCCGTCAAGTGACAAATACAAGGTTGTAGCAATTGCGTTGACTATGCTCTCACTTGACGTATCTGAAAAGACTGAGATGAAAGTTTATGGCGCAGGTGACTGTAGTTGGAGAAACCTTAAAGGTTTTCCTGTTCTTTGGACTTTAACTAAAGTTGGTGGAATGTATCTGAGTGGAACCCTTAATTGGGTTGTTATTATGGGAAAAGAAACCATTCAttctaaaatcataattatttttgttgacCTGGAGAAGGAGACTTGCAGATCACTGTTTCTTCCCGacgattttttcttttttgaaacaaatattGGAGTTCTTAGAGACTCGCTGTGCGTTTGGCAAGATAGCAACACCCATCTTGGCTTGTGGCAGATTAGGGAGTTTGGAGATGACAAGTCTTGGattcaattaataaattttagttatttacatcTTAAGATTCGTCCTTATGAAGAAAAATCCATGATTTTACCATTGTGCATGTCTAATAACGGACACTTCTTCATGCTGAAATTCACTAGAAATGCTGATGATGAATACCTAACAATTCTGTATAACCAGGGGGATG AT GGAATAGAAGAGAAGACTGCCAACTTGAAAGGAAGTGAGAAGGCTCTAGTTGCACGGCATGAAGCTAGTCATGCTGTAGTAGGTACTGCAGTAGCAAACCTTCTTGCTGGACAGCCACATGTTGAG TTCATACAGGCTCTGGTTATCAGACTCCTGGTTTAA